In the genome of Natronorubrum daqingense, the window TCTCGAGGTAGGCGTACTCGTCGCTCGCGCCGAACTCACCGCGGGCAACGCCGGTGACCTCCGTGAGATCCGGATAGTCGAGTAAGAACAGCGCGAGGTCGACGGCGTGGACGCCGAGATCGATGAGCGCCCCGCCACCTGCAATCTTGCGTCTGGTGAACCACGATCCTCTCCCCGGGATTCCTCGCCGACGGACGTAGTTCGCCTCGATGTGCGTAATTTCCCCGAGTTCACCGCGATCGATTCGATTGTGGACGATCTGGACCGTGTTCGCGAATCGGTTGTTGAATCCCACCATACAGTGGCCGGCCGACTCATCTGCTGCCGCTGCGATTCGCTCCGCACTCTCGAGAGAGTGAGCGAGTGGTTTCTCCATGAGGACGTGGAGGTCGCGGTCGAAGGCGTCGATGGCGTACGCTTCGTGGTACTTGTTCGGTGTCGTGATGATGACCGCGTCGATTGTATCGTAGAGTTCCTGATGGTCTTCGTAGACGTCCACATCGTATCGGCGTGCGAATCGCGACCGTGCTTCCGGAGCGACGTCCATGCCGCCGACCAGCGGAATACCGAGGTCGACGAGTCGCTCTGCGTGGTACTGGCCGATGTTTCCCAGTCCGATGATTCCTG includes:
- a CDS encoding Gfo/Idh/MocA family protein, producing MTPDRNDVRTGIIGLGNIGQYHAERLVDLGIPLVGGMDVAPEARSRFARRYDVDVYEDHQELYDTIDAVIITTPNKYHEAYAIDAFDRDLHVLMEKPLAHSLESAERIAAAADESAGHCMVGFNNRFANTVQIVHNRIDRGELGEITHIEANYVRRRGIPGRGSWFTRRKIAGGGALIDLGVHAVDLALFLLDYPDLTEVTGVARGEFGASDEYAYLEMWGEDAGPAGFDVDDSASAFVRCTGNRTISLEVAWATNRPANHEFVVRGTESAARFDLLEGDLSIHSASTTGPDHLENTTIETRQNDTHSAEQRAFFEGIRRDDPPEHSIEQALAVQEVIEAIYRSSEAGKTIAVEE